From Candidatus Woesearchaeota archaeon, one genomic window encodes:
- a CDS encoding metal-dependent hydrolase, translating into MLFITHILFAFLLSLFFKDFFNLNYLNYAIFLIIILFFSIFPDIDTPRSKLGRRTRPLSNIINSVFSHRKLFHSLFFIVLLLVFLFMLFGFINKAIIYAIILGYASHLFLDSLTKEGINFLYPFSKLKIEGFINTNSLTEHILVAALTAMIILKLMGGI; encoded by the coding sequence ATGCTCTTCATAACCCATATTTTGTTTGCATTCTTGCTCTCGTTATTTTTTAAGGATTTTTTTAATTTAAATTATCTCAATTATGCCATATTTTTGATCATAATCTTGTTTTTCTCCATATTCCCGGATATTGATACTCCAAGATCAAAGCTCGGCAGAAGAACAAGGCCGCTGTCAAACATTATAAATTCCGTATTCAGCCATCGAAAATTGTTCCACAGCTTGTTTTTTATAGTTTTATTGCTTGTTTTTTTGTTTATGCTTTTTGGCTTCATAAATAAAGCAATAATTTATGCAATAATACTCGGCTATGCTTCTCACTTATTTCTCGATTCATTGACAAAAGAGGGGATTAACTTTTTATACCCTTTTTCAAAGCTGAAAATCGAAGGTTTTATAAATACAAATTCACTTACAGAGCATATACTGGTTGCTGCCTTAACGGCGATGATTATACTGAAATTAATGGGTGGAATTTAA
- a CDS encoding DUF2683 family protein: MENKMISARMQVNEYANKVLGVIKAKFGLKDKSEALNKFVEIYGEDVVEKDVSDEYAKKVMNIADRHFKKYGNRKMSLKELDKLCEA, from the coding sequence ATGGAAAACAAGATGATCTCGGCGAGGATGCAAGTGAATGAGTATGCCAATAAGGTGCTGGGTGTGATAAAAGCGAAATTCGGTCTTAAAGACAAATCTGAAGCTCTAAATAAGTTTGTTGAAATTTATGGAGAGGATGTAGTTGAAAAGGACGTCAGCGATGAATACGCAAAGAAAGTAATGAATATTGCAGACAGGCATTTCAAAAAATATGGAAACAGAAAGATGAGCCTAAAGGAACTGGATAAGCTTTGCGAGGCATAA
- a CDS encoding addiction module toxin RelE: MFDFELSDELKFKIKKLIKRDKKKVDIINKKIREIVSSDEGSVNYYKNLRHGMKEFKAVHIDSHFVLTFKVDMQKKFILFVDFDHHDNIY, from the coding sequence ATGTTTGACTTTGAACTTTCTGATGAGCTTAAATTTAAAATAAAGAAGCTGATCAAGAGGGATAAAAAGAAAGTAGACATAATAAACAAGAAAATAAGGGAGATTGTCAGCAGCGATGAAGGTTCTGTAAATTATTATAAAAACCTAAGGCACGGTATGAAGGAATTTAAGGCAGTTCACATTGACAGCCATTTTGTATTAACATTTAAAGTGGATATGCAAAAGAAATTCATCTTGTTTGTTGACTTTGACCATCACGACAATATTTATTGA
- a CDS encoding tripartite tricarboxylate transporter permease — MLLLEIIIAVLIGICFGIITGITPGIHINLVALLLLSFAPFFLGFTTPLVLAAFIIAMAITHTFLDALPSIYLGAPDSDMVMAVLPGHRLLLKGQGYEAVKLTIIGSMGGLLLAIILVPILIPLTSFFYPFISDYIGWFLLLVVIFMIYREKNKLMALFIFLLSGILGIVVFSTPNLKDPLFPMLSGLFGISMLVTSIFEKVKIPKQNITSKIKVPKLETIKALFSGTFSGFLTTTFPGLGPAQGAIISMQLTPNLSEYAYLILVGSINTVNMILSLVTVYTLDKARNGAIIALKEIIVSLSLQDMIILFACGLAAGIICCFLAMWFARFFSSIVSRVNYGMLCLIIILFVSALVFIFTGWLGMLVMITAAFIGLMAPITDVGRAHAMGCLMLPVILYFLL, encoded by the coding sequence ATGCTTTTACTGGAAATAATAATCGCTGTTCTTATCGGCATCTGCTTTGGCATCATCACTGGCATAACCCCTGGCATTCACATCAACCTTGTTGCCTTATTGCTGCTCAGCTTTGCCCCTTTCTTTTTGGGGTTTACAACTCCTTTGGTCCTTGCTGCTTTCATCATTGCTATGGCAATAACGCACACTTTCCTTGATGCGCTACCCTCGATCTACCTTGGCGCTCCAGACTCTGACATGGTCATGGCGGTTCTGCCCGGCCATAGATTATTGTTAAAAGGCCAAGGATATGAAGCTGTAAAATTAACCATAATCGGATCAATGGGCGGCCTGCTCTTAGCGATAATTTTAGTTCCAATACTTATTCCACTGACAAGCTTCTTTTACCCTTTTATAAGCGATTATATTGGATGGTTTCTGCTGCTCGTTGTTATTTTTATGATTTACAGGGAGAAGAACAAGCTTATGGCATTGTTCATTTTTTTACTTAGCGGCATACTGGGAATAGTTGTTTTTTCAACGCCAAACTTAAAAGATCCCCTATTCCCGATGCTGTCCGGATTGTTTGGAATAAGCATGCTAGTAACGAGCATTTTTGAAAAAGTAAAGATTCCAAAGCAGAATATAACAAGCAAGATAAAAGTGCCTAAGCTTGAAACAATAAAAGCATTGTTTTCAGGGACATTTTCAGGATTTTTAACAACAACATTTCCTGGATTGGGGCCTGCACAAGGAGCAATTATCTCAATGCAGCTCACTCCTAATTTAAGCGAGTATGCATATCTCATACTTGTTGGCTCGATAAACACAGTGAATATGATTCTAAGCCTTGTGACTGTCTATACATTGGATAAAGCAAGAAATGGGGCAATCATAGCTTTAAAAGAAATTATCGTCAGCTTAAGCCTGCAGGACATGATAATATTGTTTGCATGCGGCCTTGCTGCAGGAATTATTTGTTGTTTCCTTGCGATGTGGTTTGCAAGATTTTTTTCAAGCATAGTAAGCAGGGTAAATTACGGAATGCTCTGCCTGATCATTATTCTGTTTGTTTCAGCCCTTGTCTTTATCTTTACAGGCTGGCTTGGAATGCTCGTCATGATCACAGCAGCATTTATCGGCCTGATGGCTCCGATTACAGATGTTGGAAGAGCTCATGCAATGGGCTGCCTGATGCTGCCTGTGATTTTGTATTTTTTATTATAG
- a CDS encoding 50S ribosomal protein L35ae has protein sequence MEGTISNYRGSRRVKKGNHMIIVVEGIDNKEKAASLVGKKVVYKTEGKKGNEIIGKVAAAHGNSGAIRAIFETGMPGQAIGKKVLIE, from the coding sequence ATGGAAGGAACAATTTCAAATTACAGGGGAAGCAGAAGGGTGAAGAAAGGCAACCACATGATCATTGTAGTTGAAGGCATAGATAATAAAGAGAAAGCTGCTTCTTTAGTGGGCAAAAAGGTTGTGTATAAGACTGAAGGCAAAAAGGGCAACGAGATCATTGGAAAAGTTGCTGCTGCACACGGCAACAGCGGCGCAATAAGAGCAATTTTTGAAACAGGCATGCCCGGTCAGGCAATTGGCAAAAAGGTTTTGATAGAATAA
- a CDS encoding carboxypeptidase-like regulatory domain-containing protein, which produces MNAKINAKLTILLGLSLLLMPFANALTVNDFFQNFYGLVENQYAFYTIMFLVTFIFLFSVFFALSKYIPFFKGSGGNVGPAGQIFALSLSAIATLSIFAYVQRNGGASYASGFFTNRVGSWGWILLALLILAVVFFALKKGKGFGFGGGEGGEGGNLKGLTALLWVLSFILVMYGSISKNRTITTIGAVLFVIALILTVLTGGFKFGENGEPKPPHPPPVPPEPPEGYGTIYGVVSDKATKHEIPHARIECAGYAVLADPKGNYAITVPIGQYVLAAAKQGYNDYRSNPIQVTGKARIEHNIEMESSSAEKGTIEGMVVILSEFQQGHEVGLDGATVKLYMLGQDNQPRILNIRPQVSENGKFSFKDLSLPMTNILVYAEKGGKWNTHMGGSWQNQVRGRPDHLINLDDRTKEEKNVLVVLDVPLPPTQTSKIKGKIVDVTDINNPMPLTNSRAAVLKEGDRNLPPMQPTRNGEFEFNVPFGTYIVFGEADDYESVEGLPRGKHTDRGGHPSIPIKIDENTPPVEGVIVPLKKRGTPPPRPTELPNIKVELDSQTLQKLTAGDKYDHLIFKTKNYGGKARVRLFVNLYKNYENYVTDLDYRELRASRQVKEIDAGQWQLKIKRLVRGDFTEVREDNSKRLMELTMAKGTMVQIEFEIPKNAQGIYHIQLTAAALKPGNKEYYTEEFCHDTKWYIVEVIKKGIEKEIKESKKKTIAVKKEAERAIRSKTAEATVKWADKKMLKDLKDLIDNVDEKIKILQKINIKECERILKESRFKNNLEAIKTIYKAQSSGNEAQLRRYEQYTYEKVFKIAEIISDFLDERIDAWHKHTK; this is translated from the coding sequence ATGAACGCTAAAATAAATGCAAAACTGACAATTTTACTAGGGCTGTCTCTGCTTTTAATGCCGTTTGCAAATGCCCTGACTGTTAATGATTTCTTCCAGAACTTCTACGGATTAGTTGAAAACCAGTATGCATTCTACACAATAATGTTTTTAGTGACTTTTATCTTCTTATTTTCCGTCTTCTTTGCCTTATCAAAGTACATACCGTTTTTCAAAGGCAGCGGCGGCAATGTCGGGCCTGCAGGCCAGATATTTGCATTATCGCTTTCAGCAATTGCAACTTTATCCATCTTTGCTTATGTGCAAAGAAATGGCGGAGCAAGCTATGCATCTGGATTCTTCACAAACAGAGTTGGATCATGGGGATGGATTCTGCTTGCTTTATTGATTTTAGCAGTGGTGTTTTTTGCGCTTAAGAAAGGGAAAGGTTTTGGCTTTGGCGGAGGAGAGGGCGGAGAAGGCGGCAATCTTAAAGGGCTCACAGCGTTATTGTGGGTGCTTTCATTCATACTTGTGATGTACGGCTCTATTTCAAAAAACAGGACAATTACAACTATAGGAGCTGTGCTGTTTGTGATCGCTTTGATCCTGACAGTGCTTACAGGAGGATTTAAGTTTGGTGAAAACGGAGAGCCAAAACCGCCGCATCCGCCGCCAGTTCCGCCTGAACCACCGGAAGGGTATGGAACAATATATGGGGTTGTATCTGATAAAGCAACAAAACACGAAATTCCGCATGCCAGAATAGAATGCGCGGGATATGCTGTCCTTGCTGATCCTAAGGGCAATTATGCTATTACAGTTCCTATTGGGCAGTATGTTCTTGCAGCAGCAAAACAGGGATATAATGATTACAGATCAAATCCAATACAAGTTACAGGCAAAGCAAGAATAGAGCATAATATCGAAATGGAATCCAGTAGTGCTGAAAAAGGAACAATAGAAGGAATGGTTGTTATTTTATCTGAATTTCAACAAGGACATGAAGTTGGCTTAGACGGAGCAACAGTTAAACTTTATATGCTGGGTCAAGATAACCAGCCCCGCATTTTAAATATACGTCCGCAAGTTTCTGAAAATGGAAAATTCTCGTTTAAAGATTTAAGTTTACCAATGACAAACATATTAGTTTATGCAGAGAAAGGTGGAAAGTGGAATACGCACATGGGCGGTAGTTGGCAGAATCAGGTCCGTGGCAGACCAGATCACTTAATAAACCTTGATGATAGAACTAAAGAAGAAAAAAATGTACTTGTTGTTCTTGATGTTCCTCTTCCTCCAACACAAACAAGCAAAATAAAAGGCAAAATTGTAGATGTAACAGACATAAATAATCCTATGCCCCTGACTAATTCACGAGCAGCAGTTTTAAAAGAAGGAGATCGTAATTTGCCGCCCATGCAGCCAACTAGAAATGGCGAATTTGAGTTTAATGTTCCCTTTGGCACTTATATTGTTTTTGGGGAGGCAGATGACTACGAATCTGTAGAGGGTTTGCCAAGAGGGAAACATACAGATAGAGGAGGTCATCCATCGATTCCAATTAAAATTGATGAAAACACTCCACCAGTCGAAGGTGTAATTGTTCCATTAAAGAAAAGAGGAACACCGCCTCCAAGACCAACAGAACTTCCTAACATTAAAGTTGAGTTAGATAGCCAAACACTACAGAAGTTAACAGCTGGTGATAAATACGATCATTTAATATTTAAAACAAAAAATTATGGCGGTAAAGCGCGTGTCCGTCTTTTTGTGAACTTATACAAAAATTATGAGAACTATGTTACAGATCTGGATTACCGAGAATTAAGAGCTTCGCGCCAAGTAAAAGAAATAGATGCTGGACAATGGCAGCTGAAAATCAAAAGATTAGTTAGAGGAGACTTTACAGAAGTTAGGGAAGATAATAGCAAGCGCTTAATGGAATTAACTATGGCGAAAGGGACAATGGTGCAAATAGAATTTGAAATACCTAAAAATGCACAAGGAATTTATCATATTCAGCTGACAGCAGCGGCTTTAAAGCCAGGAAATAAGGAATATTACACAGAAGAATTCTGCCATGATACAAAATGGTATATTGTTGAAGTTATCAAAAAAGGAATAGAAAAAGAAATCAAAGAATCAAAAAAGAAAACTATTGCGGTTAAGAAAGAAGCGGAAAGGGCTATAAGAAGCAAAACAGCAGAAGCAACAGTTAAATGGGCTGATAAAAAAATGTTGAAAGATCTAAAGGATCTTATAGATAATGTAGATGAAAAAATCAAAATACTTCAAAAAATAAATATTAAAGAATGTGAACGTATTTTAAAAGAATCAAGGTTTAAAAATAATCTTGAAGCCATTAAAACAATTTATAAAGCGCAGAGTTCAGGAAATGAAGCTCAATTAAGAAGATATGAACAATATACTTATGAAAAAGTATTTAAGATTGCAGAGATAATATCTGATTTTTTAGATGAGAGAATAGATGCTTGGCATAAACATACAAAATAA
- a CDS encoding ribbon-helix-helix domain-containing protein — protein sequence MPKEKKNKERYNFLIDKATYEDFSLLCEELGLIRSKIVENALKEFIEKNKELLKKLK from the coding sequence ATGCCTAAGGAAAAGAAGAATAAAGAAAGGTATAATTTTCTGATAGATAAAGCAACTTATGAAGATTTCTCTCTGCTCTGCGAGGAGCTTGGCCTGATACGATCAAAGATTGTTGAAAATGCATTGAAGGAGTTTATAGAAAAAAACAAGGAATTATTAAAAAAATTAAAATGA
- a CDS encoding nucleotidyltransferase domain-containing protein, producing MVQLIEILGNKKLIEILSFFITSPAAEISQTALIKKTKIAKATAVKWMDFLVKNDFLNCKKIGVTNLYRLNNDNLIIKQLKVTNTIIQLQDLSRLKDKNMEIYLYGSSSRGEDMENSDIDLLIIGDVKRNEIINLIDDLSKKINKKINFNIFKYIEWSMMQKKDNAYYERVEKDKMRLL from the coding sequence ATGGTTCAACTAATTGAAATACTTGGAAATAAAAAACTAATAGAAATATTGTCTTTTTTTATTACAAGCCCTGCTGCTGAGATTTCCCAAACAGCTTTAATCAAAAAAACAAAAATAGCAAAGGCAACTGCTGTGAAATGGATGGATTTTTTAGTAAAAAATGATTTCTTAAATTGTAAAAAGATCGGTGTAACAAATCTTTACAGGCTAAACAATGACAATTTAATAATAAAGCAGCTTAAAGTAACCAATACTATCATTCAACTACAAGATCTAAGCAGATTAAAAGACAAAAACATGGAAATATATCTCTATGGCTCGTCTTCCAGGGGTGAAGATATGGAAAACAGCGACATCGATTTATTGATCATCGGAGATGTAAAAAGAAATGAAATAATCAATTTAATAGATGATTTATCAAAAAAAATCAATAAAAAGATAAATTTCAATATTTTTAAGTATATTGAATGGTCGATGATGCAGAAAAAAGACAACGCATATTATGAAAGGGTTGAAAAAGACAAGATGAGGCTGCTATGA
- a CDS encoding HEPN domain-containing protein, with protein MNIKDCLEKGYLVKTKPDEELGNKELNESKYDLNKAEEAFENEDSKWCIVKCYYSMFHAAKAVLFKLGYVEKRHIAILIVLEELNKQGKIESKFITNFKASMTAREDADYHYSYSKEIAEYELDIAKEFVKEMERILGLI; from the coding sequence ATGAATATAAAAGATTGCTTGGAAAAAGGGTATTTGGTAAAAACAAAGCCTGATGAAGAATTGGGCAATAAAGAATTGAATGAATCAAAATATGACCTAAACAAGGCAGAAGAGGCATTTGAAAATGAAGACTCTAAGTGGTGTATTGTAAAATGCTATTACAGCATGTTCCACGCTGCAAAGGCTGTTTTATTCAAACTAGGGTATGTTGAGAAAAGGCATATTGCTATTTTAATTGTTCTTGAAGAATTAAATAAACAGGGGAAAATCGAATCAAAATTTATAACCAATTTTAAAGCTTCGATGACTGCAAGGGAAGATGCGGATTATCATTACTCTTATTCCAAAGAAATTGCAGAATACGAACTGGATATCGCAAAAGAGTTTGTAAAAGAAATGGAAAGGATATTGGGGCTCATTTAG
- a CDS encoding MTH938/NDUFAF3 family protein, whose translation MIQSCSFGSIVINNKSFGDIKIIGNKIIPWHHVEHHAVVEQDMFEIFDSKPAVAVIGIGFSGLVKVRDEVVNLAKEKNIELIILKTKEACETYNDLLKNKKKVAAIMHSTC comes from the coding sequence ATGATACAATCCTGCTCATTCGGATCAATCGTAATTAACAACAAAAGCTTCGGAGACATCAAGATAATAGGCAATAAGATCATTCCATGGCATCATGTTGAGCATCATGCTGTTGTAGAGCAGGACATGTTTGAGATCTTTGACTCTAAGCCTGCTGTTGCTGTTATAGGCATAGGATTTTCAGGGTTAGTCAAAGTAAGAGACGAGGTTGTTAACCTGGCAAAAGAAAAGAATATCGAGCTGATCATATTGAAGACAAAAGAGGCATGCGAAACATATAATGATCTTCTGAAAAACAAGAAGAAAGTTGCTGCGATAATGCATTCTACGTGCTAA
- a CDS encoding PAC2 family protein yields the protein MEVKLSKKPKNPIIIEGFPGFGLVGTIATEFLIEHLKCEQIGKYYFDDLPATIAIHEGKVVDPIGIFYNKKYNIAIIHSISAVAGMEWKAADLIIEIAKQLTAKELICLEGVGGLNTELSEENRVFFNSNNAKIKKDLESTGIKELKEGIIIGVTSALLLKAEFPLACIFAEAHTNLPDSRASAQIIKVLDKYLGLEVDYKPLLEQAHKFEEKLKGLLEKSQKAMTDQEKKQLSYVG from the coding sequence ATGGAAGTCAAGCTGAGCAAGAAGCCAAAAAATCCAATTATTATCGAGGGTTTTCCCGGCTTTGGCTTAGTCGGCACAATTGCAACTGAATTCTTGATAGAGCACCTTAAATGCGAGCAGATTGGAAAATATTACTTTGATGACCTGCCGGCAACAATCGCGATCCACGAAGGCAAGGTTGTCGATCCTATCGGAATATTCTATAATAAAAAATACAATATTGCCATTATTCATTCAATATCCGCTGTTGCAGGGATGGAATGGAAAGCTGCTGATTTAATCATCGAGATTGCAAAGCAGCTGACTGCAAAAGAATTAATCTGCCTGGAAGGAGTTGGCGGCCTTAACACTGAGCTCAGTGAGGAAAACAGGGTTTTCTTCAACTCGAACAATGCAAAAATCAAAAAGGATTTGGAAAGCACAGGAATAAAAGAACTTAAAGAGGGAATCATAATCGGCGTAACATCAGCATTGCTGCTCAAAGCTGAATTCCCGCTCGCATGCATATTCGCAGAAGCCCATACAAATCTTCCGGACAGCAGGGCATCTGCGCAGATAATAAAAGTTCTGGACAAATACCTTGGCTTGGAAGTCGATTACAAGCCATTGCTTGAGCAAGCCCATAAATTTGAGGAGAAACTAAAAGGCCTGCTGGAAAAGAGCCAGAAAGCAATGACAGATCAGGAAAAGAAGCAGCTCAGCTATGTTGGATAA
- the leuS gene encoding leucine--tRNA ligase, whose translation MADFNNISRKWQKKWEDTKIFEVKEDPNKKKCYILEMFPYPSSSGLHMGHARNYCIGDAVARFKRAQGFNVLYPMGYDSFGLPAENAAIKAKSHPKIFVENAIKNFIMQQKELGLSYDWTRKIETHTPEYYKWDQWIFLKMHEKGLVYRKKSVVNWCPKCATVLANEQVHDGKCWRHEDTAVEVKDLEQWFFKITDYAEELLKDIDNLQWSEDVKTMQRNWIGRSEGTLVDFPLKGSKEAIQIFTTRADTLYGVTFMVFAPEHPKVLELVKGTKYEADVKKFIEKVVIEDRFTRTAEDKEKEGMFIGKYAINPLTNAEIPIYIANFVLLDYGTGAIMAVPAHDQRDFEFAKKFKIPIKIVINPREYELNADKMPRAFIGEGYLVNSGRFNDMNNKEAIPEINKFLEKEGIGNKTVQYKLRDWLISRQRFWGCPIPIVYCEKCGIVPVPEKELPVKLPENVKFGEKGNPLENVSEFVNAKCPKCKGKARRETDTMDTFVDSSWYFLRYCDPKNEKEIFDKKKAAYWMPIDLYIGGKEHACMHLIYFRFFTKFLRDLGLVKFDEPAPRLFNQGMLHKGGFVMSKSRGNVVTQEEIAQRYGIDTARLFLLFVASPDKEVEWSDQGIEGMYRFVNKIYSFVSEATLSKQSSKELLNKMHKTIRDVTGNMDALEFNTAIIKLSEFFDHLAKYGASKEAAEAFVKMLQPFAPHLAEELWEMTGNKGFVSTAEWPSYDEKHIDESLDASENFVRNTISDARNVLTLIKKEKPGKITLIISPKWKYDFFKSLKKEMETTHDVKELMTALMKDFKQHGSEVSRIIPAVAKDMGKMPVIVLDQKTEFEALEKNKEAIGKEFNCEIEVVKAEDSKEQKANNAAPGKAAIIVL comes from the coding sequence ATGGCAGATTTCAATAACATAAGCAGGAAATGGCAGAAGAAGTGGGAAGATACCAAGATATTTGAAGTTAAAGAAGACCCTAATAAAAAGAAATGCTACATTTTAGAAATGTTTCCCTACCCGTCAAGTTCGGGATTGCATATGGGGCATGCCCGTAATTATTGTATTGGTGATGCAGTTGCTCGCTTTAAAAGGGCGCAAGGCTTCAATGTTCTTTATCCTATGGGCTATGATTCTTTTGGATTGCCTGCTGAGAATGCTGCAATAAAAGCAAAATCGCATCCTAAAATATTCGTGGAGAATGCCATTAAAAATTTCATAATGCAGCAAAAAGAACTTGGCCTTAGCTATGATTGGACAAGAAAAATTGAAACGCATACGCCTGAATATTACAAATGGGATCAATGGATCTTCCTCAAAATGCATGAAAAAGGCCTTGTTTACAGAAAAAAATCCGTTGTAAACTGGTGCCCTAAATGCGCCACTGTTCTGGCAAATGAGCAGGTGCATGATGGCAAATGCTGGAGGCATGAAGATACTGCTGTTGAAGTAAAGGATCTGGAGCAGTGGTTCTTCAAGATAACAGATTATGCTGAAGAGCTTTTGAAAGACATAGATAATCTGCAATGGAGCGAAGATGTCAAGACAATGCAGCGCAACTGGATCGGAAGAAGCGAGGGAACATTGGTTGATTTTCCATTGAAAGGCAGCAAAGAGGCAATCCAGATATTCACAACAAGGGCCGATACATTATATGGAGTTACATTCATGGTTTTTGCTCCTGAGCATCCAAAAGTACTGGAGCTTGTAAAGGGAACAAAGTACGAAGCAGATGTCAAAAAGTTCATAGAAAAGGTTGTGATAGAGGACAGATTTACAAGAACAGCTGAAGACAAGGAAAAAGAAGGAATGTTTATTGGAAAGTATGCAATAAATCCGTTGACAAATGCCGAGATTCCGATTTATATTGCAAATTTTGTTCTGCTTGATTACGGAACTGGCGCGATAATGGCAGTTCCTGCTCATGATCAAAGAGATTTTGAATTCGCAAAGAAATTTAAGATTCCAATAAAGATTGTAATTAATCCAAGAGAATACGAGCTGAATGCGGATAAGATGCCAAGGGCTTTTATTGGAGAGGGATATCTTGTCAATTCAGGCAGATTCAATGATATGAACAATAAAGAAGCTATTCCTGAGATAAATAAATTTTTAGAGAAAGAAGGCATTGGAAATAAAACTGTGCAGTACAAGCTCAGAGACTGGCTGATTTCAAGGCAGAGATTCTGGGGCTGCCCGATCCCGATTGTTTATTGCGAGAAGTGCGGCATTGTTCCTGTTCCGGAAAAAGAGCTGCCAGTAAAGCTGCCTGAAAATGTCAAGTTTGGCGAAAAGGGAAATCCGCTGGAAAATGTCAGCGAATTTGTAAATGCAAAATGCCCAAAGTGCAAAGGAAAAGCAAGAAGGGAAACAGATACAATGGATACTTTTGTTGATTCAAGCTGGTATTTCCTGAGATATTGCGATCCAAAAAATGAAAAAGAAATCTTTGATAAAAAGAAAGCAGCTTATTGGATGCCTATTGATTTGTATATCGGGGGAAAAGAGCATGCATGCATGCATTTGATTTATTTCAGATTCTTTACAAAGTTCTTGCGCGATTTGGGATTGGTAAAATTTGACGAGCCTGCTCCAAGGCTGTTTAACCAGGGAATGCTGCACAAAGGCGGCTTTGTGATGAGCAAAAGCAGGGGGAATGTCGTAACGCAGGAAGAAATTGCCCAGAGATATGGGATAGATACAGCGCGATTGTTTTTGCTGTTTGTCGCTTCTCCTGACAAGGAAGTGGAATGGAGCGATCAGGGAATAGAGGGGATGTACAGATTTGTGAATAAAATTTATTCTTTTGTTTCAGAAGCAACGCTTTCAAAGCAAAGCTCAAAAGAATTATTGAATAAGATGCACAAAACAATACGGGATGTTACAGGCAATATGGATGCTCTTGAATTCAATACAGCAATAATAAAGCTATCTGAGTTTTTTGATCACCTTGCAAAATATGGTGCATCGAAAGAAGCTGCTGAAGCGTTTGTAAAGATGCTGCAGCCTTTTGCGCCGCATTTAGCTGAAGAATTATGGGAAATGACTGGAAACAAGGGGTTTGTTTCAACAGCAGAATGGCCTTCTTATGATGAAAAACACATTGATGAAAGCTTAGATGCTTCTGAGAACTTTGTCAGGAACACAATTTCAGATGCGAGGAATGTTTTGACGCTTATTAAAAAAGAAAAACCAGGCAAAATAACATTAATTATAAGCCCTAAATGGAAATATGATTTCTTTAAATCGTTGAAAAAAGAAATGGAAACAACGCATGATGTAAAAGAACTGATGACTGCTTTAATGAAGGATTTCAAGCAGCATGGCTCTGAAGTTTCAAGAATAATCCCTGCTGTTGCGAAAGACATGGGAAAGATGCCTGTTATTGTGCTTGACCAGAAAACAGAGTTTGAAGCCTTGGAGAAAAACAAGGAAGCTATTGGAAAAGAATTTAACTGCGAGATTGAAGTTGTGAAAGCAGAGGATTCAAAAGAGCAGAAAGCGAACAATGCAGCTCCGGGGAAAGCGGCAATAATTGTTTTATAA
- a CDS encoding ArsR family transcriptional regulator has product MADTLWKDYSWVVRGKQRRTVLKLMDKPKTPTEVKKDGEMTLTNASRVLVQFEKRGLAKCLTPNETRSRVYDLTKRGKILREEFIKRVK; this is encoded by the coding sequence ATGGCAGATACGTTATGGAAAGATTATAGTTGGGTAGTAAGAGGAAAGCAGAGAAGAACAGTACTAAAACTAATGGATAAACCGAAAACACCAACAGAAGTAAAGAAAGATGGAGAAATGACTTTAACTAATGCAAGCAGGGTTTTAGTTCAATTTGAGAAGAGAGGCTTGGCCAAGTGTTTAACTCCTAATGAAACAAGGTCAAGGGTATATGATTTGACAAAAAGAGGAAAAATCTTAAGAGAAGAATTTATCAAAAGAGTTAAGTAA